The following proteins are co-located in the Leptospira selangorensis genome:
- a CDS encoding PP2C family protein-serine/threonine phosphatase: MRSSTTIKQYMKDAWPVLIVLNLSILGTLGIGLKFYTPPVRVPIVLLLVCCFTLFINFSAFVLFLTEKILPREQEFGKIIKRFRRGDSRMQNYVLPLDYVDENYEIRGRCMTYNPIGGDFYNFLKDKDGNYWMGIGDTSGHGYVAGLFSLMIMNQMSHLVHKFETPHEIIDQMLEHLEERTNTFPHIHRSLYATFLLMKADNKGNFLHSGIHPSLVLYKSKEDKTYVVSTDGKFLSTVMNSPLKKPKPSQSFKMDKDDILFCFTDGLFEQKNRSIGGYYGENLYKFLETAPKKNIRKLIDDLFSDVVKHTGGRIQDDMSLLVVRKF; the protein is encoded by the coding sequence ATGAGAAGTTCCACTACGATCAAACAGTACATGAAAGACGCCTGGCCGGTTTTGATCGTGCTGAATCTTTCCATTTTAGGTACTTTGGGAATCGGACTTAAATTTTATACCCCTCCGGTTCGAGTTCCGATCGTTTTACTTTTAGTATGTTGTTTTACTTTATTCATTAATTTTTCTGCATTCGTTTTGTTTTTAACCGAGAAGATCTTACCAAGAGAGCAAGAATTCGGAAAAATAATCAAACGTTTCCGTAGAGGAGACAGTAGGATGCAAAACTACGTTCTTCCTCTGGATTACGTGGATGAAAATTACGAGATCCGCGGAAGATGTATGACTTATAATCCTATTGGCGGGGATTTTTATAATTTTTTAAAAGACAAAGATGGAAATTATTGGATGGGGATTGGAGATACTTCCGGTCATGGGTATGTGGCCGGACTATTCAGTCTAATGATTATGAACCAAATGAGCCATTTGGTCCATAAATTCGAAACTCCTCATGAAATCATAGACCAGATGTTGGAACATTTGGAAGAAAGGACGAATACGTTCCCGCATATACACCGTAGTCTTTATGCTACTTTTCTTTTAATGAAGGCGGATAATAAGGGAAATTTTTTACACTCGGGAATTCATCCAAGCCTAGTCTTATATAAGAGTAAGGAAGATAAAACTTACGTCGTAAGCACCGACGGAAAATTCCTTTCCACGGTAATGAATTCTCCCCTCAAAAAACCGAAACCTTCTCAAAGTTTCAAAATGGACAAAGATGATATCCTATTCTGTTTCACTGATGGACTTTTTGAACAAAAGAACAGAAGTATTGGCGGATACTATGGAGAGAATTTATACAAATTTTTAGAAACTGCTCCCAAGAAGAATATTCGCAAATTAATAGATGATCTATTTTCCGACGTTGTGAAACATACAGGCGGAAGAATACAAGACGATATGAGTCTTTTAGTGGTCAGAAAATTTTAA
- a CDS encoding MBOAT family O-acyltransferase — protein sequence MLFNSLPYLALFSLTFLLYWSLPQKGRKPLLLVSSLLFYFYSGAAFSIHFLLVIAVNFYFSLKLWENKRKGKSTSKLLTWIIVLNFVNLAFFKYFYFFLDSLDFFTGSLQFSEFGKGIHIPLPLAISFYTFQLIALQVDIHRDHVPERISALDYFLFILFFPQLIAGPIMRTTDFLPKLDKPAIDFNRVQWGVFLILSGLFKKVVIADNISGIISGIYQHPGEYNFFSLYLVTFGFACQVYCDFSGYTDMARGSAYLLGYEIPENFRGPFLSPSFREFWGRWHVTLSTWLRDYLYIPLGGSRGGFWRTQANSMITMTLGGLWHGANFGYVLWGAYLGLILAVERFFSPGDPKKEEEPRGWKRFWKVALIIHLFAISGIFFRTAAAGKNSLNLAWDYFTGFLNIIGGKALVRWEELAAFILFTFLWNAVQYYPSIREKIQIRFRWLLPSFSIIILLLMGIFGDGGGEFIYFQF from the coding sequence ATGCTTTTTAACTCCCTTCCCTACCTAGCTTTATTTTCGCTTACATTCCTACTGTATTGGAGCCTTCCTCAAAAAGGAAGGAAGCCTTTACTTTTAGTTTCTTCTCTTCTTTTCTATTTTTACTCTGGTGCGGCATTTTCGATCCACTTCCTACTCGTGATCGCAGTGAACTTCTATTTTTCTCTTAAACTTTGGGAGAATAAAAGAAAAGGTAAATCCACATCTAAACTTCTAACCTGGATCATAGTTCTTAATTTTGTTAACCTAGCATTCTTCAAATATTTCTATTTCTTTCTGGATTCACTGGACTTCTTTACGGGATCCTTACAATTTTCTGAATTTGGAAAAGGGATCCATATTCCTCTACCTCTCGCGATCAGCTTTTATACATTCCAATTGATCGCGTTACAAGTGGATATCCATAGAGACCATGTTCCGGAAAGGATCTCCGCATTAGATTATTTCTTATTCATTCTTTTCTTCCCTCAATTGATCGCAGGACCGATCATGAGAACCACTGACTTTCTTCCAAAACTGGACAAACCAGCGATCGATTTCAATCGAGTACAATGGGGAGTTTTTCTAATTCTTTCCGGTTTATTTAAGAAGGTAGTGATCGCGGATAATATATCTGGGATCATCTCGGGGATATACCAGCATCCGGGAGAATATAATTTTTTCAGTTTATATCTAGTAACGTTCGGGTTTGCCTGCCAGGTATATTGTGATTTCAGCGGATACACCGATATGGCAAGAGGTTCCGCATATTTACTTGGTTATGAGATCCCTGAAAACTTCAGAGGGCCTTTCCTCTCCCCAAGTTTCAGAGAATTCTGGGGACGTTGGCATGTTACCTTATCCACCTGGCTTAGAGACTATCTCTATATCCCATTAGGTGGAAGCAGAGGCGGATTCTGGAGAACCCAAGCGAATTCAATGATCACAATGACCTTGGGTGGTTTATGGCATGGAGCAAATTTCGGATATGTGCTTTGGGGTGCATATTTAGGACTGATCCTAGCAGTAGAAAGATTCTTCTCGCCGGGCGATCCTAAAAAAGAAGAAGAACCTAGAGGCTGGAAACGTTTCTGGAAAGTGGCACTGATCATACATTTATTTGCGATCTCGGGAATCTTCTTCCGAACCGCTGCTGCAGGTAAAAATTCTCTCAATTTAGCTTGGGACTATTTTACAGGTTTCTTAAATATAATAGGCGGAAAAGCACTCGTACGCTGGGAGGAATTAGCTGCATTCATTCTATTCACTTTCCTTTGGAATGCAGTTCAATATTATCCAAGTATTAGAGAAAAAATACAGATCAGATTCCGCTGGTTATTACCTTCATTCTCCATCATTATACTTTTATTAATGGGTATATTCGGGGACGGAGGCGGAGAATTTATTTACTTCCAGTTTTAA
- the sppA gene encoding signal peptide peptidase SppA has translation MMKFLFHKSLLFVLGILFLSQCLFLSFPNQTSPIPKEKLVTGSSTESPDKILLIPIEGEISGQKSSGGLLGGEKDSLVSRVKTYLSMAARDPEIKGVILKIDSPGGSVTASDLIHHEILEFKKKKNVPVLSLFMDTAASGAYYLSMATDHIQAHPTTITGSIGVLRFGINAKEALDKLGIKSSTIRSGPNKATGNPVEEFTPEQKKVFQDIIMENYERFLSIIKKGRPKLKESELRKLADGRIYSANQALETGLIDSIGYFEDAVVQITKLPGYKGSSTLSPRIVFYSYKGPQPENFYQIDSDTGTGPTLLESLLPFRISPDHKLHYLFSPE, from the coding sequence ATGATGAAATTCCTTTTCCACAAATCACTTCTATTTGTATTAGGGATCTTATTCTTAAGCCAATGTTTATTCCTTTCTTTTCCGAACCAAACTTCTCCTATCCCTAAGGAAAAATTAGTCACCGGTTCTTCTACAGAAAGCCCTGATAAAATATTACTCATCCCTATCGAAGGAGAGATCTCCGGACAAAAATCCTCAGGAGGACTTTTAGGCGGAGAAAAGGACAGCCTAGTCAGCAGGGTCAAAACCTATTTGTCTATGGCGGCGAGAGATCCGGAGATCAAAGGAGTAATCTTAAAAATAGATTCTCCCGGCGGATCGGTAACTGCGAGTGATCTAATCCATCATGAAATTTTAGAATTCAAAAAGAAGAAGAATGTGCCTGTCCTTTCTCTATTCATGGATACTGCAGCATCAGGTGCATATTATTTGAGTATGGCAACTGACCATATCCAAGCTCACCCTACAACAATTACAGGTTCCATTGGAGTTCTTAGATTCGGGATCAATGCGAAAGAAGCATTGGACAAACTCGGGATCAAGAGTAGCACAATTCGTTCCGGCCCAAACAAGGCCACAGGAAACCCTGTAGAAGAATTCACTCCGGAACAAAAGAAAGTTTTCCAAGATATCATCATGGAGAACTACGAAAGGTTTTTAAGTATTATCAAAAAAGGAAGACCTAAGTTAAAGGAATCCGAACTTAGAAAACTTGCCGACGGAAGAATTTATTCAGCCAATCAAGCATTGGAAACTGGACTCATTGATTCTATTGGTTATTTCGAAGATGCAGTCGTTCAAATAACGAAACTTCCCGGATATAAAGGTTCTTCTACGCTTAGTCCAAGAATTGTATTCTATTCTTATAAGGGACCTCAGCCTGAAAACTTCTACCAGATAGATAGTGATACCGGAACCGGTCCTACATTATTAGAATCTTTGCTACCGTTCCGGATCTCTCCGGATCATAAATTGCATTATCTATTCTCACCCGAATAA
- a CDS encoding aldose 1-epimerase yields the protein MTDGTQWFSWDWTHPITKETFPIILPYDKTLSIFESGNFLMFPWVNRYASTEFILNGREWNIKEMIRDSNQFPVHGVVHSLERKLLKLKNNQKGAEFRINFPEEWKDSPLSGIAIREEYSIEETSSGTLLSVKTRFNNLRSDSIRFAYGYHPYLNLGKNDGDWKLRLQLDKNLELGENLVPIQPFISNPVSSVLEGEKIPSLDHLFFGKEPRVVLENGTKKYSITVLSPPPEEGQIPLNYYQIYTKPDRSAIAVEPCSSPGNALLSGLDLKELKGHSETFGEFRILVRSI from the coding sequence TTGACCGACGGTACCCAATGGTTTTCTTGGGACTGGACCCATCCAATTACAAAGGAAACTTTTCCGATTATCCTACCTTATGATAAAACCTTAAGTATATTTGAATCAGGTAATTTTCTAATGTTCCCTTGGGTGAATCGATATGCTTCTACAGAATTCATTCTAAACGGAAGAGAATGGAATATTAAGGAAATGATCCGAGATTCCAATCAGTTTCCTGTTCATGGGGTCGTCCATTCTCTAGAGAGAAAACTTTTAAAATTGAAAAATAACCAAAAGGGCGCTGAGTTTAGAATAAACTTTCCGGAAGAATGGAAGGATTCTCCACTTTCTGGAATTGCAATCCGTGAAGAATATTCAATCGAAGAGACTTCTTCCGGGACTCTACTAAGTGTGAAGACTAGATTTAATAATTTAAGATCTGATTCTATCAGATTTGCTTACGGTTATCATCCGTATTTAAATTTAGGAAAAAATGATGGAGATTGGAAACTTCGTCTTCAGTTGGACAAAAATTTGGAATTAGGAGAGAACTTAGTTCCGATCCAACCTTTTATTTCTAACCCGGTTTCTTCCGTTTTGGAAGGGGAGAAGATCCCAAGTCTAGATCATTTGTTCTTTGGAAAAGAACCTAGAGTTGTTTTGGAGAATGGAACCAAAAAATACTCTATCACGGTCTTAAGTCCTCCACCGGAAGAAGGACAAATTCCATTAAATTATTATCAAATATATACAAAACCGGATCGTTCTGCGATTGCAGTCGAACCTTGTAGTTCTCCAGGCAACGCACTTTTGTCCGGACTGGATTTAAAAGAGCTAAAAGGTCATTCGGAAACCTTCGGAGAATTCAGAATTTTGGTGAGATCGATATGA
- a CDS encoding DNA repair helicase XPB, with protein MSKPLIVQSDKTMLLEVDNPEFEACQLVVAKFAELEKSPEYLHTYRISPLSLWNAASIKMSADEIVECLEKYSRYSVPKNVVNEIKEQIGRYGKVKLVKEENGDLCIISNEKGFLQEISNHRAVQPYIEKTENDKIYIKKEFRGHIKQALIKIGFPVEDLAGYDEGNKYGFNLRPTTKSGRKFGMRDYQRASVEVFHAGGGNEGGSGVVVLPCGAGKTIVGIGVMQIVGAETLILVTNTLSIRQWKNEILDKTDIPESDIGEYSGEVKEIKPITIATYNILTHRKKKGGDFTHFHLFSANNWGLIVYDEVHLLPAPVFRMTSELQAKRRLGLTATLVREDGLEEDVFSLIGPKKYDVPWKELESKSWIAEAKCKEIRVSMEDDLRMRYSIADDREKFRLASENPEKLKAIGMIMKKHSESHLLVIGQYINQLEEISKTFKIPLITGKTPLGERQELYDAFRSGRIKSLVVSKVANFSIDLPDANIAIQVSGTFGSRQEEAQRLGRILRPKGEDNTAVFYSLISRDTNEERFGQNRQLFLTEQGYEYEIYTLDQFRESLEEKVGAQ; from the coding sequence GTGAGTAAACCGTTAATCGTACAAAGTGATAAGACTATGCTTTTAGAGGTGGACAATCCTGAATTCGAAGCCTGCCAGCTAGTCGTAGCTAAATTCGCGGAATTAGAAAAAAGTCCGGAATACCTACACACTTATAGAATTTCTCCTCTTTCCTTGTGGAACGCTGCATCTATCAAAATGAGTGCGGATGAGATTGTAGAATGTTTGGAAAAATATTCTAGATACTCGGTTCCAAAAAACGTAGTCAACGAGATCAAAGAACAGATCGGAAGATACGGAAAAGTAAAACTAGTCAAGGAAGAGAATGGAGATCTTTGTATCATCTCCAATGAAAAAGGATTTTTACAAGAGATCTCAAATCATAGAGCGGTCCAGCCTTATATAGAAAAGACTGAGAACGATAAGATCTATATCAAAAAAGAATTCAGAGGCCATATCAAACAGGCTCTGATCAAGATCGGTTTCCCTGTCGAGGACCTTGCTGGTTACGACGAAGGAAACAAATACGGATTCAACCTAAGACCTACTACCAAATCAGGTAGAAAGTTCGGAATGAGAGACTACCAAAGAGCTTCCGTGGAAGTATTTCATGCTGGTGGTGGGAACGAAGGTGGATCCGGAGTGGTGGTTCTTCCCTGCGGTGCCGGTAAAACGATCGTAGGTATCGGTGTGATGCAGATCGTGGGAGCAGAAACTCTCATCCTTGTAACAAACACACTTTCTATCCGCCAGTGGAAAAACGAAATTTTAGACAAAACAGATATTCCTGAATCTGATATCGGGGAATACTCCGGTGAAGTGAAAGAGATCAAACCGATCACAATCGCTACTTATAATATTCTCACGCACAGAAAGAAGAAGGGAGGAGATTTCACTCACTTCCATTTATTCAGTGCGAATAACTGGGGACTTATCGTTTACGACGAGGTTCACTTACTTCCGGCTCCTGTATTCAGAATGACTTCCGAATTGCAGGCAAAAAGAAGATTAGGACTGACCGCAACTCTAGTCCGAGAAGACGGATTGGAAGAGGATGTATTCAGCCTCATCGGGCCTAAAAAGTACGATGTGCCTTGGAAAGAGCTGGAAAGCAAATCCTGGATCGCGGAAGCAAAATGTAAAGAGATCCGTGTTTCTATGGAAGACGATCTTAGAATGAGATATTCTATCGCAGATGATAGGGAGAAGTTCCGTTTAGCCTCCGAAAATCCGGAGAAACTGAAAGCGATCGGAATGATCATGAAAAAACACTCCGAATCTCATCTACTTGTGATCGGGCAGTACATCAATCAGTTAGAAGAGATCTCTAAAACTTTCAAAATTCCTTTAATTACAGGAAAAACTCCTTTGGGAGAAAGACAGGAATTGTACGATGCGTTCAGATCGGGTAGGATTAAGTCTCTGGTAGTGAGTAAGGTTGCAAACTTCTCTATTGACTTACCGGATGCGAATATCGCAATCCAGGTTTCCGGAACTTTCGGTTCACGTCAGGAAGAGGCACAACGTTTAGGCCGAATTCTGAGACCAAAAGGTGAGGATAATACTGCGGTTTTCTATTCTTTGATCTCGAGAGATACGAACGAAGAAAGATTCGGTCAGAACAGACAACTTTTCCTTACGGAACAAGGTTACGAATACGAAATATACACTCTAGACCAATTCAGAGAATCCCTCGAAGAAAAAGTCGGAGCACAATAA
- a CDS encoding pyridoxal phosphate-dependent aminotransferase produces MEWNARRLEVVEPSPTLAISAKAAELKKKGEDIVSFGAGEPDFETPAHIKEAAKKAIDKGMTRYTAVSGTVELRDAIITKFKRDNGLEYSRNQIIVGTGGKQVIYNFFLATLNPGDEVVIPAPYWVSYADIVRLAEGKPVIVPTTKADNFRISPAQLEKAITPKTKVVVLNSPSNPTGSAYSRKELEAIGEVILKHRVMVLSDDIYESIVFDGFQFSNLAMLSPELKELTFVANGVSKAYSMTGWRIGYGAGPLHIIQNMDTIQSQSTSNPSSISQAAAEAALTGDQACVAEMAKAFQKRRDLIVGLLNEIPGVEVNVPQGAFYVFPYLTGAYETDGFKKMQAASSETSKSKLFCAHLLDKYKVAAVPGIAFGDDNALRLSYAMGEEDIKKGVARISEMVKDFSR; encoded by the coding sequence ATGGAATGGAACGCAAGAAGGCTGGAGGTAGTCGAGCCTTCACCCACCCTAGCAATCAGCGCTAAGGCGGCAGAACTAAAAAAGAAAGGCGAAGACATCGTAAGTTTCGGAGCGGGAGAACCTGACTTCGAGACACCGGCCCATATTAAAGAGGCTGCTAAAAAAGCGATCGATAAGGGAATGACCCGTTATACTGCCGTTTCCGGTACGGTGGAACTCCGAGATGCAATCATCACTAAATTCAAAAGAGATAATGGACTGGAATATTCCAGAAACCAGATCATTGTAGGAACAGGCGGAAAGCAGGTTATCTATAATTTCTTCTTAGCTACCCTAAATCCTGGAGACGAGGTTGTGATCCCGGCTCCTTATTGGGTAAGTTATGCGGATATAGTACGTCTGGCAGAAGGTAAGCCGGTCATTGTTCCTACAACCAAAGCTGATAATTTCCGTATTTCTCCTGCACAATTAGAGAAAGCGATCACACCTAAAACGAAGGTAGTGGTTTTGAACTCTCCATCTAACCCTACAGGGTCCGCATATTCCAGAAAAGAATTAGAAGCGATTGGAGAAGTGATCTTAAAACATAGGGTCATGGTTTTAAGCGATGATATCTATGAGAGTATCGTTTTTGACGGATTCCAATTCTCAAATCTTGCAATGCTTTCTCCCGAGCTGAAAGAACTTACATTCGTTGCAAATGGTGTATCCAAAGCATACTCCATGACAGGTTGGAGAATCGGTTATGGTGCTGGCCCTTTGCATATAATCCAGAACATGGATACGATCCAAAGTCAGTCTACCTCCAATCCTTCTTCTATCTCCCAAGCTGCCGCAGAAGCTGCACTGACTGGAGACCAGGCTTGTGTGGCTGAAATGGCTAAAGCATTCCAAAAAAGAAGGGATCTGATTGTAGGACTTTTAAATGAGATCCCAGGTGTGGAAGTGAATGTTCCTCAAGGTGCATTCTACGTATTCCCTTACCTGACTGGAGCTTATGAGACTGATGGTTTCAAAAAAATGCAGGCTGCGAGTTCGGAGACAAGCAAGAGTAAATTATTCTGCGCTCATCTTTTGGATAAGTATAAAGTAGCTGCAGTTCCAGGAATCGCATTCGGAGATGATAATGCACTTCGTCTATCTTATGCGATGGGAGAAGAAGATATCAAAAAAGGTGTCGCAAGAATTTCCGAAATGGTAAAGGATTTCTCCCGTTAA
- a CDS encoding SH3 domain-containing protein gives MYLRRLVYLILIATCTFSISAQEKKQYIILDPGTELYLFPEKKSEVLRKLPFGEILSAENQKEADSKFQLLTDKDGLTGWVDSRALFKMGSKGSYPVITKAIEKLLYQDSGPNELESVFTYLTKIEEGPIFQGNEYLLLKIRRLVVLQRYAEVLQSPEYRSKSRQKLEDLLKNNPTELGVYSKTGNWSDTLSNAPEGSKLKVRPETFWKVAEAYPNSKPGDFAAYLAVKYTPEIRCGRDPICVLQDEENRRLKYLLLQPNGNYAPIFSSHLEKRLLHFSKDRETLVCDTKLPKESGLKSFRTKVQELPARYGKKFYSKLRVIEEECLKK, from the coding sequence ATGTATTTACGCCGGTTAGTATATCTAATACTGATCGCGACCTGTACATTCTCCATTTCTGCTCAAGAAAAAAAGCAGTATATCATTTTGGATCCGGGAACGGAACTCTATCTGTTCCCGGAAAAAAAATCCGAAGTATTACGTAAACTTCCCTTTGGAGAAATTCTCTCCGCAGAAAACCAAAAAGAAGCAGACTCCAAATTCCAATTACTCACGGACAAGGATGGACTTACCGGTTGGGTAGATTCCCGTGCCTTATTTAAAATGGGAAGTAAGGGAAGTTATCCAGTCATCACAAAGGCTATCGAAAAACTTCTATACCAAGATTCGGGACCGAATGAGTTGGAATCCGTTTTTACCTATTTAACAAAAATAGAAGAAGGTCCTATCTTCCAAGGAAATGAGTATTTGCTCCTAAAGATCCGTAGGTTAGTGGTCCTACAAAGATACGCGGAGGTTTTACAATCTCCTGAATACAGGTCCAAATCCAGACAAAAGTTAGAAGATCTTTTAAAGAATAATCCAACTGAGCTTGGAGTATATTCCAAAACAGGAAACTGGTCGGATACATTATCCAATGCACCGGAAGGTTCTAAACTAAAAGTCAGACCCGAAACTTTTTGGAAAGTAGCAGAAGCTTATCCCAACTCTAAACCCGGGGACTTTGCCGCTTACTTAGCGGTAAAATACACACCAGAGATCAGATGTGGAAGAGATCCGATCTGTGTTTTGCAAGACGAAGAAAATCGCAGGCTAAAATATTTGCTTCTGCAACCGAATGGGAATTATGCTCCTATCTTTTCTTCTCATTTAGAAAAACGATTGCTTCATTTTTCCAAGGACAGAGAAACCTTGGTCTGTGATACAAAACTTCCTAAAGAATCAGGACTCAAAAGTTTCAGAACTAAGGTCCAGGAACTACCTGCAAGATATGGAAAGAAGTTTTATTCTAAACTAAGAGTGATAGAAGAGGAATGTTTAAAGAAGTGA
- a CDS encoding alpha/beta fold hydrolase, whose amino-acid sequence MFKEVKLFFKEYPPKETAKLTTPILILHGLFGSSKNWVSVSDFLSQYSKVYSLDLRNHGDSPHSTEHSLSLMAEDVKEFIDDHKLEKVIILGHSMGGLVAMTFALRHPEKVEDLIIQDIAPRDYEFKYEGELAVLRTDLSAFKNRQEIDSATSKFVDNPFIRNFLLMNLDRTESGQYRWKLNVDAISRSKNMFQAEFSGADKQYLGKVIFILGGDSEYFHTSDKIVCLEYFPNAKFETIPGGDHYIHFTKAEEFRKILTTFMDSIVSGSGK is encoded by the coding sequence ATGTTTAAAGAAGTGAAACTTTTCTTTAAAGAATATCCGCCTAAAGAAACTGCAAAGTTAACCACTCCTATCTTAATTTTACACGGACTATTCGGCTCTTCCAAAAACTGGGTTAGCGTTTCCGATTTTTTAAGCCAATATTCTAAAGTGTACAGCCTTGATCTCAGAAACCATGGTGATTCTCCACATTCTACAGAACATTCTCTGAGTTTAATGGCAGAAGATGTAAAAGAATTTATAGATGATCATAAACTTGAAAAAGTAATTATACTCGGTCATTCCATGGGTGGGCTGGTCGCAATGACATTCGCCCTTAGACATCCTGAAAAAGTAGAAGATCTGATCATCCAAGATATCGCTCCAAGAGACTACGAATTCAAATACGAAGGAGAACTTGCAGTTTTAAGAACGGATCTTTCTGCTTTTAAGAATAGGCAAGAGATAGATTCTGCTACTTCTAAGTTTGTCGATAATCCGTTTATCCGAAATTTTTTACTCATGAACCTGGATAGAACAGAATCCGGACAATATCGTTGGAAACTGAATGTGGATGCGATCTCTCGTTCTAAAAATATGTTCCAAGCGGAGTTTTCCGGAGCGGACAAACAATATTTAGGAAAAGTAATATTTATCCTAGGTGGAGATTCCGAATATTTTCATACAAGCGATAAGATTGTATGTTTAGAATATTTCCCGAACGCGAAATTTGAAACAATCCCAGGCGGGGATCATTATATCCATTTTACCAAAGCGGAAGAATTTCGTAAGATACTTACCACTTTTATGGATTCTATCGTTTCCGGTTCGGGAAAATAA
- a CDS encoding sodium:solute symporter family transporter translates to MHFAWSDALVLFFYFGIVLYSGYKSGRNSSESKEFFLANRSLSWVPLSLSIVATETSALTFLSVPGIAYSGNFTFLQVVFGYILGRTVVAFVLIPLTYHHNFLSVYEWVGTRFGRKSQKTMSGLFSVTRVLGDGVRLYASTLPVAMLLELGLPKIIPYSFSQYSIGVWTLAIVTLITVLYTMQGGFRSVVWVDTLQYFVYVFGGVFALFLLYQASPEPLAVISSAWQGNKLKFLEWENTSATYFMPWAVLGGALLSLGTHGADQMFIQRSLAAKNVKDAQKAMIGSGIAVFFQMILFLAIGTFLFYKFNGQTIAQDKVFSKFLIEEVPTPFLGLLLSGILASTMSTLSSSINSLSLTAKADFGWNLGGQKLSSVFFGILLFFSSFFFFSLPENYTKGLLELGLKISSFTVGSMVAVFLTEVIPFLRKRIIVSDLGLALALASSILVTGIFGTVKNYNFTVLVPLGMILFWSFALIAGFIFPNRKR, encoded by the coding sequence ATGCATTTTGCTTGGTCCGACGCTCTTGTTTTATTTTTCTATTTTGGGATCGTTCTTTATTCCGGTTATAAATCCGGACGTAATAGTTCAGAATCCAAGGAATTCTTCTTAGCGAACAGATCTCTTTCTTGGGTTCCACTTTCACTTTCCATTGTAGCGACGGAAACCTCTGCATTGACCTTTCTTTCCGTTCCTGGAATTGCCTACTCAGGAAATTTTACATTCTTACAGGTTGTGTTCGGATATATTTTAGGAAGAACAGTAGTTGCATTCGTTCTTATCCCACTCACCTACCACCATAATTTTCTTTCGGTTTATGAATGGGTTGGAACCAGATTCGGAAGAAAATCCCAAAAAACAATGTCTGGTCTATTTTCAGTAACTCGTGTTTTAGGAGATGGTGTCAGGCTCTATGCATCCACTCTTCCGGTTGCAATGTTATTAGAGTTGGGGCTTCCTAAAATTATACCCTATTCGTTTAGTCAATACTCGATTGGAGTTTGGACCTTAGCGATCGTCACCTTGATTACAGTTTTATATACAATGCAAGGTGGATTCAGATCGGTCGTATGGGTGGATACATTACAATATTTTGTATATGTATTCGGAGGAGTATTCGCACTCTTTCTACTCTACCAAGCAAGTCCGGAACCTTTAGCAGTCATCTCTTCTGCATGGCAAGGAAACAAACTGAAATTTCTAGAATGGGAAAATACTTCTGCGACTTATTTTATGCCTTGGGCCGTACTCGGAGGCGCATTACTTAGTTTAGGAACCCACGGCGCGGACCAAATGTTTATCCAAAGATCTCTTGCTGCCAAAAATGTAAAAGATGCACAAAAAGCTATGATCGGTTCCGGGATTGCGGTTTTCTTTCAAATGATATTATTCTTAGCGATCGGAACTTTCTTATTCTATAAGTTTAATGGGCAGACAATCGCTCAAGACAAGGTATTTTCTAAATTCTTAATTGAAGAAGTTCCAACCCCATTTTTAGGGCTTTTACTTTCCGGAATATTAGCATCTACAATGTCTACATTATCCAGTTCTATAAATTCTTTATCCTTAACTGCAAAAGCGGATTTCGGTTGGAATTTAGGAGGACAGAAACTTTCTTCCGTATTCTTCGGAATCTTACTTTTTTTCAGTTCCTTCTTCTTTTTCTCCCTTCCTGAAAATTATACAAAAGGTCTCTTGGAGTTAGGACTAAAAATCTCTTCTTTTACAGTGGGTTCTATGGTTGCTGTGTTCTTAACGGAAGTAATCCCATTCCTGAGAAAAAGAATTATTGTTTCCGATCTGGGTTTGGCCTTAGCGCTTGCAAGTTCAATCTTAGTGACTGGGATTTTCGGAACTGTGAAGAACTATAATTTTACGGTGCTTGTTCCACTTGGAATGATCTTGTTCTGGAGTTTCGCGTTAATCGCAGGGTTTATTTTCCCGAACCGGAAACGATAG